The region TGCCTAATTTTAAAACACACATTCTCTCAGGCATTTTTATTTTCCCTTTCTTTTTTTTCTTATTTAATTGGTTTTACAGTTTTTTCTGTTTTGAAGTAAATTATATTCCCTCGGAAATTATATTCTCTTACTTTTTATTTGTGTTTGGTAGTGATTTCTCAGATGTCGATCATAATAATTCATTCATTAATAAACTTTTTAGATTATTATTAATATTCATCTCTGTCTATTATCTGTTTGAGTTTGATTATCTATACAGGACTTATTTACCTTTTTCATATAATACCTCAAATTTTATTATTATATTGTTCGGAACATTAATAGGATTACTTTTAGGTCTTTTATTTAACACACTAACTAAACATCGAGGATTTTGGCACTCAATATTTACAGGAATTGGTATCTCAATTATAATTTACTTGACAAATATCAACTCAAGAAAACCTATGAAATTATTATATAGTTTAAGCTTTTTATTTGGATTCATCATACATTTTTTACTAGACAAATATTTTCATAATAAGTAATTGAAATCATTTTTTATTCTTTTCATAATTTTCTACGGCTATTGGTTTCTGAAGATACAAAGGTTTTAATTCTTCTACTTTTACTCGCTCACCCCTCATTGCCACTTCAATAACACTTTGATTATCTATTTCTGAAATTAACAGTTCATTTTCTAGTTTATATTTTTCTTTAAAATAAATTGACTCTTTGTTTATTAAAATACAATCCTTTAGAATTTTATCAAAATTATTGAAAAATACCATTTCTGGTCCAAAAATTCTCGTGTTATTCTTATAAATAGCCACATAAGCAGCATTTTCTCTAGCACGTTTTAATACTGCTAATTTTTTATTTAATAGGTCATTTTTATATTTAATTAAAGAGGAATGACATAAAAAATCAGTTGACAAAAAAGTATAAACCTCTTTTTCTGGCTGACTTACTAACAAACCTTGTAAAGTTGCTATTGCCACTCTTATTCCTGTAAATGATCCAGGACCAATATCGACTGCAAATTTTTCTATATCGTTTATTGTTACGTTCGCTTCTTTTAATGTATCTTTTACCGCTTTCGCTAGATAATTCCCGGATTTTTTATCTAGCAAACTTTTTTTATATATATTGTCATTTTTATCTTTTAACAGCACAAACATTTCATCTAAAGAGGTAGATAAAATCAACAAATTAAATTCATTCACGGTTAATGTCTCCCTTTAACTATTCTTTTTTATCAAATACGTTCTTATCCTTTAGGTTTATAGCTGATCTATATGCATCTATAGAAGCAGTATAATCTCCCAATACTTCATAGGCTCTTGCAAGTATTAAAAAATTTTTATAGTTTCCTGGATCTTTAATTACCAGCTTTTCAGCTAAATGTACTGCGTATTTACCCAATTTAATGTTACACAAAAAATTAATTTTATTATAGGTAGGAAATAATTCAAAATATAAAAACACAAACAGAATACCTATTCCTATTCCCGCTACAACATATAAAAAAGTGGAATGTGTGTTGTTTTTATTTTGAGCTTCTTCATTAGATTTTTGTTCTGCTAATGATGAAGATAAAGAAGCTTTTCCCGCTGGATAACTTTGAATCCTCACTACATTATTTTGTAATTTTAATATTTCACCGTTGATCTCATTGTTAAAAGCAAATTTTAACTCTTCAAAGTCTTTTTCAATTGGTACAAGTTCTTGAATATTCTCTAATTTAGAATTCAAGGTTCTTAACAGAGAATAGTACATATTAGATAAAAGAGTTTTCTCAATTTGAAGGTCTTTTAGTTCATTACCTACATCAAAAACTTGAGAAATAAAAGATGATAGTTCTTGCTTTTCTACAAAAAAAACGCTATTGTTAAGCGAAGTAAGCTCCTTTTTTAACGAGAAATATTTGTCAAGCTGTGAATAAATTACTAGAGACTGCTTTAATGCATTATTATCATTTAAAAAAGAAAGAAGACTGTATATACCTAAGTAGTTCTCCTCATTTACTATATATTTAGACTTATTAATAATTTCTTCAAATAAAGCAAAATTATTTTTTGGAACAAAGGTTAATACAAAATGTTTCATGTCTTCATCAAAAAAAATTGGCAATTTAATTGAATTTTCTATAATCTTTTGAACAAATAAATCATATGAGTCAACAATTATAAAATAATTTAAGCCTTCTAATTTGTACAAATACTTATAAGACGGTTCAGAAAAATTACCGGTTGTTAGAATTTCTTCAACAATATCAGGAATTTGTGGAAATATAAAAATAATCTTTTCTGTATCCTCTTTGGGTATACGAAAATCCGTACTTAATACACCTAAGTTAATACAAAAAGACTTAATGTTTTCTGTAATAAGCTCATTCACAAAATAAAAATCTTTATACTTGTTGTATAAATATATTTTTGCAGAGATCAATTCACCAACCTCTGAAATTCGCTCGTCGGAAGGATTGTCTTGTAAATATTCTAAAAATCTTTCCCAAGCTAGCTCTAGTGTGCCCGTGTTTTTTGAAAGATTAATTAAATCATCAATTGAAAGTGCTCCAAATATACTAGAAATTGATAGAAACAAAATTGACAAAGTCAAAATACATTTTTTCACTCTTAATATCTCCTTTTTCTTAGTTAACTAAGTTAATTATACTACATTTATATCCCTCTTAATATACTTGTTTTGGTTTGTGGAGTCCTATAATGTATAATATATATAAAGAAAAAAATAATAAGAAGGGAGAAATTTAATATGGAGGAAAAATGGAAGGTTTTTTGGGACCCAAAGGATCCTCATTATAAAGAAAGGGAAAAGATCGCAAAAAACCTATCTCTTTCTTTGGGAATTTCAGATTTTTTAAGTAAACTTCTAGTATCAAGAAACATTACCAATCCCGAAGAAGCTGATATATTTTTAAACTATCCAGAAAAGCGAACTTATGATCCTTTTCTAATGCAAGACATGTCAAAAGCTGTAGAAATATTAAAAACGATTAAACAAAAAAAAGAGAAAATAGCAATATTTGGCGATTATGATGTTGACGGAGTTACTTCGTGCGCGGTTTTATATCTTGGAATGAAAAAATTAGGCTTTGAGGTAACCTCTTATATCCCATCTAGAATAGATGAAGGATATAGCCTTAATGAAAAGGCAATTTTTGAATTAAAGTCAAAAGGTTACAATAACCTAGTAACCGTAGACTGCGGAACCACATCGTTAAAAGAGATAGACTATGCCAAATCTTTAGGAATGAGGGTAATTGTTACTGATCACCACATCCCTAAAGATGAGCTTCCAAATGCCGACGCAATTTTAAATCCTAAAAGAAATGACTGCAAATATCCTTTTAAAGATTTAGCTGGGGTTGGTGTAACTTTTAAATTGCTTCAAGCACTATTTGAAACTTTTGATAAATCATTAGATCCTTTCGAATATATAGACCTAGTAGCTGTTGGCACTATTGCTGATATAGTATCTATATTATCTGAAAATCGATATTTTGTAATAAGAGGGATTGAAAAGTTAAAAACCAACCCAACCAAGGGGCTTGCATATTTACTAAACGAACTAAAAATAGTTGAATCCGAAATTGATTCAAGAACAATTGCATATAAAGTAGCTCCGAAAATAAATGCAGCAGGCAGAATGGCAAATGCATATGCAGCTTTTAAGTTATTAACTTTAGATGATGAAGAAAAAATCAATAAAGCTGTTTCTGATCTTTTAAAACTCAATTCAAAAAGGCAAAGTACAGAAAGAGAAATATACCTATATGCTTTGAGTTTACTAGATTTACATCCAGAATACAAAGATGATGATGTGTTAGTTCTCAGTGGTGAAAATTGGCATTTAGGAGTCCTTGGTATAGTCGCTTCAAAATTATCAAGTCAACTTAATAAACCTGTTTTAATGATCTCCAAAAGTAAAGATATTTGTAAAGGTTCTGGAAGAAGTCCGCAAGGAATTGACCTAATGGAACTATTACTTAAAGTCAGCGAAGAAAATATTCTTGAAGAATTTGGAGGACATAAGCTAGCTGCAGGTTTCTCCTGCTACTCAAAAAATATAGAAGCTCTTAGAAAATCTGTTAACAAAGTATATAAAGAACTTTATGGAAAAAAAGAAATTTCATACTATCTAGAGATAGATATGGAAATCGACAGTATATTTCCAAACATGTTTGAAGACCTAGAAAAATTGGAACCTTTTGGTTATATGAATCCTGAACCATTATTTCTAATAAAGAATGCTAAAATTGAAAATTTTAAATTTTTCAGTAATGGTTCTCAAAACTTTTCTGGCATTTTGAGAAATGATAACTCATTAATAGTTGACGTTTTAGGGTATGATCTAGGAATTAACTTATTAAATCTGAATTGGAACAAAAGAAAAGATCTTTTGGTAGACGTTGTTGGTACCTTTAGAATAGAAAATTCATATAATCTAAAAAACAGTTATATAAAATTTTATTTACAGGATTTAAGCATTAAAGAAAGTTTCTTCTTTGAAGAATCTTCAGAAAATGATCTTTTAAATCCAATATTAAAAGATGAACTAGATAAGATTTCTCAAATTGAAGTATTAAATGAAAACTTATATTACAATAAGATAGCAATGTTTTTGCCTAGTAAGCTCAAAAATGTCTCTTTAATCAAAAAAATCTTATTAAACCTGGAAAGTAAGAAGAAAGTAATATTAATATCTGGTACAAAAAGTCTTTTAGAACATTCTTATAAAATTATCTCTTCTTATTTGCCAGAAAATATTCTTTTTATAAATAAATATTACTCTATAAATTCAAATGTGCTTTCAAAATATGAAGTATTTTTCTTAACCGTACCTGAATTTCTAAAAAATATTGCATTGTTTGACTCAATTGACTGCCAAATTATAATTGATGAACCCTTTTACACTTTATTTCATCCGGTTATTAGAAAAGTTAGAGATTTCATCGAGTTTAGAGATTATATATTTGCAAAACAAAATGTAAGCATGTTTGGAGCTCTGTATGATGAAAATCTAAAAGAACTATTAAAGAATTATGGATTCAAAATTTTAATGGCTTCTTCTGCAAATAATAATTTTGAAGTTACAAAAGAAAGAGGTAGTATCGTTAGTATTATGAAAGAATATATCGACACTAGAAATAGTCGTGTTATAGTTCTAAATGAACCTAACAGACAAAAATCCCTTATAAAGTTAATGGATAAAAAACTTAACATAAATGATGGTAATGTCAAAGTTTTTAACCACTCTATGAGTTATAGAGAAAAAATGTTAGCAAGAGAAGAGTTTAGAAGAGAATATGCATACTTATATGTAACCTCTTTCTCAAATAATGGACTAGCTTTAGAAACAAAAGGTTATCCTACAACAATTATAATTCTTGATGTGCCAAAAACAGCCTTAGAGTTTTTAGATTTAGTTTCTGGATGGACTAATAAAAATCAAAAGATTTCTATTGTTTTTGGATATGATAAAAAATTTAAGGTTAGACTAATGTATGATTATGCCAAAAAGTACCCGTCTTTTAAAATTCTAAAGAAAACTTATGATTTTATTAAAGCAAACAATCCAGAAATAGATACTGTTGTGAGTACTTTGTTTAAAGGAGAAAATGACCTTGCATTTGTTGTTTTAGGAGTGCTTCAAGAAGCTAATTTAATAAAAATTCATAACGAAGATATAGAAATTACTAATCCGTTTGATTTAAAAAAATTACGTGATACTTCTAATTTTAAAGAAAACATTCTTGATAGTTGGTTGCTTAAAAACTCCATATATTTTTATGAAAATCTTGATACAAGAGAATTCATAGAATTCTTAAAAGGAGATACCACTAAAATAGGAGCTAGAGGTGTATAATTTGAATAAAATTATCACAACAACTATTAATCTGGATACAATTATTATTACGCAAAATTATGATATTATTTATATAAAAAATTTATTAATACAAAATGGGATTTTTTGTAAAATTTTTCCATGTCCTCAAAGTTTATCAGAAAATTGCGAACCAGTAATTGTTGTTTCTTCAAGCAATGAATTATCTATAAAAAAAATATTAACCAAAAATAACATAAGTTATGAATTGATAAAAATGAAAAAAGATATAGTAGGTGAACTTTTAGAAAAATGAGTATATATTGCGTTGATTATGGAAACACCTTATGTGGAATAGCTGTTGCTGATGAAAATCTTAAGATAGCCTTACCAAAAAATACCGTTAAATCAGATTCTTTAATTGATTTTTTACAATCTTTAAATTTGGACGAAAAAAGTGTACTTGTTTTTGGTTTACCTATTTCTTTATCTGGAAGATATTCACATCAAACTTATTTAACTGTTGAAGCGGCTTTGAATATTAAAGAACAACTAGGTTGCCAAATCTACTTTGTAGATGAACGACTAACAACTACGTCATTATTCAATGAACTAAAAGGTGATATATCATTTAAAAAAATTAAAAAAACGAAGGATCAAAACAGTAGTGTTTTGATTTTAAACGTTTTCCTAGAAAATCCTCATGCAGCTATAGAATTAAAAGAAAAATCAACATATAAAATAGAAAATGATTTGTCTAGTTATAACAATATCATAATTTTTGATGTAGCTATTAACAATATACTAGAAAAAGCTAATAAAGATCATTTGATTTTATTCACTCAAGATCCTTGGATCTTTTGGTTTTATTACAGACAAGGACTAAAAAGCACATCTTTAATTTCTGATTTATACGATCAATATGACTTAATAATATCTATTAAAGAAAATGAAAAAAAAATTAGAACTTTATTTCCTTTGTCCAAATTAATGTGCCTGTAGCCTAAAGGACAAAGCGTTGGACTCCGGATCCAAAGATGCGGGTTCGATTCCCGCCAGGCACATAATTAATTTATTTTATTTTTTATTAGTAATCAAAGACAGGAGGTAAATTATGGCAAAGTCTGATTTAGGTATAGATTTAGGAACTGCAACTTTTGTTGTTTACCAGCGAGGCAAAGGAATTATTATTGAAGAACCATCGGTTGTTGCTATAGACAAAAACAAAAAAAATATGATAGCTATAGGAAAAGAAGCAAAAGATATGCTTGGAAAAACTCCCGATCAAATACAAATAATTAGACCTGTACAAGATGGAGTAATTGCTGATCCAAATATAATAGAAGAGGTTTTAAGATATTTCATAAAAAAATCTAACTCTCGTGGTTTCGGCCTTTACAAACCTAGTTTAATTATTGGTATTCCTGCTTTAACTACTGATGTTGAAAGAAGAGCAGTTAAAGAAGCCGCTGCACGGGTTGGAGCATCTAAAGTTTTTCTAATTAGCGAACCCTTAGCAGCTGCAATTGGAAGTGAAATTGATATTGCAGAACCTAACGGACATATGGTTATAGACATTGGCGGAGGTACAACAGATATAGCTGTACTAAGTTTAGGAGGATGTGTAATAAGCGAGACAATTAAAGTAGCAGGGGAAACAATGGATCAAGAGATTGTAAAATACATTAAAAGGCGTTATAAATTTTTTATTGGTGAAGCTACAGCTGAACGGTTAAAAACAGAAATAGGCAAGGCTCATCCAAGCGAAGAAAATTTTGAAACAGAAGTAAAAGGGCAAAACCTGAAAACTGGTTTACCTTCTTCTATAGTCATTAATTCTGAAGATATTTTAAACGCTATAAGACCTGTTCTGAATGAAATTATTAATAAAATCAAAAATATTCTAGAAAAGACTCCTCCAGAATTATCGGCAGATATTATGATGAATGGCTTAATTGTAGTAGGAGGTACTGCAAGGTTAAGAGGTTTAGATAAATTAATAAGTGAGCAAACTGGTATAAAAACACATATTCCAGAAGATCCCCATTTAACTTGTGCTAAAGGTACAGGAATTTTGTTAGAGAACATAGAATTATTAAACAAGGTGCAAGTAAGTTAGTTTATAAAAATGGAGGATAGATATGAGGGGGATTTATGCAGCCACCGCTGGTATGTTAAATTCTTTTGCTGAACTTGATTCTATAGCAAATAATTTAGCAAATGCCGATACTATAGGTTATAAAAAAGATTATAACATTTTTAAAAGTTACTATGAAAAGGAAATAAGGGCTTATCAAAATGAAGATACCCAAGGAAAAACTATAGGCAATATTTATAGTTCTGTAATTTTAGACGAGGTCATACCGAATTTTGAACAAGGCCCTTTATCCGAAACTAATAATTCTTTAGATTTTGCTATAAATGGTCAGGGTTTTTTTAAAATTCAACGAAACGATAATTTTTATTATACCAGAGATGGTGAATTTACAATTAACAATCAAGGTTTTCTTGTAAACAAAAATGGTGATTTTGTTTTAGATGCTCAAAATAATCCCATACTTGTTGATACAGATGATTTCTTTGTACTGAATGATGGAAGTATCTCAGGAACAAATATAAGATTAAATATTGTTAACCTAGATAATATAACTAAATATGGTAATAATTATTTTACTGGAGAAGAAATCGCCCTTACACAAGAAGACTATGAAGTAAAACAAGGCTATTTAGAAGGTTCTAATATTAATGTACTGAATGAAATGATAAAAATGATTGAAGCAAATCGGAAGTTTGATATTCTACAACAAGCTATAAGTTCGACTGATTCATTAAACGCAAAACTCATTGAAATATCTTCATTTTAAGTATTTATAAGATAAATAATCTTGGTCTTCCACAAAAATAAACTGGAGGGAAGAGGATGTTAGTATCTTTATACAGTGCAGCAACTGGAATGAACGCTGAACAACGTAAATTAGATATCATCTCAAACAACTTAGCTAATGTTGATACTACAGGATATAAAAAGCAGAGGGCAGAATTTCAAGACCTTCTATATTCATCTGTTAAAGAATCAGGTACTCCAACTGCACAAGGTTCGATTCTACCAACCGGATTATATGTAGGTCATGGCACGAGGTTATCTTCAACAACAAGGATTTTTACATTAGGAAATATTGAACCTACAGATAATTCGACAGATCTAGCCATAATGGGAGATGGTTTTTTTCAGGTCCAAATGCAAGATGGAAGAATAGCTTATACAAGAGATGGTTCTTTTAAAATTGATGCAAATGGACGACTCACAACTAGTGACGGTCTTATGATAATCCCGAACATCGTAATACCTGAAAATTCCGTAGGCATTAATATCTCTCCTGATGGTATTGTCAGTGTGGTTTTGGGAGATGGAAGCATACAAAATGTTGGAAATTTAACAACTATAAGATTTTTAAATCCATCAGGTTTAAAGCCTATGGGAAATAACCTATATATTGAAACACCTGCATCTGGAAATGCTGTAGAAGGTATCCCCGGACAAGATGGGTTTGGCTCTTTACAACAAGGTTATCTAGAAAAATCTAATGTTGACGTTGTTAAAGAAATGGTCGATATGATTATTGCACAAAGGGCATATGATATCAACTCAAAAACAATAACTACTGCTGATGAAATGTTGAGAACTGTATCTAATATTAAACGATAAACTTAGTTTATGTTCCTGATGAGCCTGTTTCATAATGAAAGGCGGAAATTTGTATGCTAAATCGATTTTTGGTAATTTGTATCTTATCCATATTTTGTTTGATGTCTTCATTCGTATTTTCAACAATAATTTTCCATGTTCCAAAAGAAATAATTTCAGAAGATAGGATCTTTTCTTTGAAAGATATATTTCAAGACCTTGATTATGATAGAACAATTTCTTATATTAGTGGTGATTCAATTACCTATTCAAAAGAAAATTTGTCAAAAATATTATACGGTTTATTATCCAGTTACTACAATAACTTTGAAGTATCATTTGAATCTGACCAAATCAAAATAATATATAACGATAAGCAAACAGCCAATAAAAATAATGTTGATTTACTAGCTCTTCTAGAAAAAGCCATTAATGAATATGACTCTGAACTAATAATACAAAATATAGACCTAAAAAATGCACCTAATACTGCTGTTGAAGCTGAAATAACAAGAATCACACAATCAAATAATAAGTTATTTTTCAGCTTGTACATAACGGATGAAGATAATAAAAAAAAGTATCTTTCCCTCACAGCAGAAGTTGCTAAATTTGAAAAGGCGTTAATATATTCGAAAGATACAAAGCGAGGCACTATTTTAAACGAAAGCATGACAGAAGAAGCAACTATTAATTCATTAATAACAACATACAACCCTATCGATATTCAACTACTACAACAGGGAAAATATGAGTTATCAAAAGATGTAAAAGCTGGAGAAATCTTGGATAGTAGATACTTAAAAAGGATTCCTGACATTAAATCTGGGGATATTTTAACCATAATAGTAGAATATGAAGGCATAAGGATTACAAGTATTGCAAGAGCAATGACTAATGGAAATTATGGTGAAATCATTAACGTTAGAAATACAGAAACTGGACAGATAATATCAGGTAAACTGATAGAAGGCCCTGCAGTTTTGGTTAAAATTGGAGGATGAGAGTAATGATTAATAAGTCTAAATTTCTTTTAATTTTCACATTGATCTCTTTAGCGTTATTGACCACCACATTCGCAGATTCTCTGTGGAATAAAAAAGATGAGGAAGCTAACTCTTTATATACATATAACAATAGTTATAATATTGGTGACATTGTCACTATAGTTGTTTCAGAAAATCCCTCTCTGTCTCTATCAGAAAGCATGCCCGATTACAAAGGCTCGTCTGCTAAAACCATTAACTCCTTTGTAAGTAATATTGGTGGTATAGATTTAAATAAATTTTTACCAATTGGTTCTTCAGATCCTTCCCAGATATCAGTTCAAAATAATCAAGTTACTTCGACTTCAAGTGCGAAGGTACAATTATTTATTTCCTCTATAATCGTTGATAAAAATGAAAATGGTTTATATAAAATAAGGGGAGAAAAAGAAATTAAAATTGGAAAGAATAGAAATACGATTATAATAGAAGGGCTTATTTCCCCTAAAAATATTGCTAAAGATGGAACTGTATTTTCTGAAAGTATTGCTAATGCTAAAATATGGTACGATGGCGATATTGTTTTTCAACAAGACCCAAATGAACCATCTTGGTTATCTTCAATTCTTTCAGGAATAGCAAATTTATTCTTTTAGAGGTGGGATTCTAATGAAAACAAGACTCTCGTATTTTTTAATTTTATTAATCATAATTCCGTCTATATCTTTTTCTGCAGTTAGAATAAAAGATATTTCAAATTTTAGAGGTGCAAGAGATAACCAATTGTTTGGTATTGGATTGGTTACTGGATTAAGTGGTACAGGTGACTCAGGTAATGTAACATCAGAAATGATTAGTAATATGTTGGTTAATTTTAACATCTATCTTGATTCTCAAGTTAAGACTAAAAATAGTGCTGTTGTTATGGTCTTTGCAGATATTCCGCCTTTTTACAAAGAAGGAATGAGGCTCGATGTTACCGTAGCTGCCATAGGAGATTCACAATCACTTGAAAATGGGGTCTTAGTCCAAACGCCTTTGTATGGAGCAGATAATAGGGTTTATGCAGTTGCTCAAGGTAATGTCTTAACAGGAGGAACTAACGTCAGAACAACCTCTAATTTACAGAATAGATACAAGGTCGTAGGCTATATACCTGAAGGAGCCATTATTGAAAAAGAAATACCAGCTAGTATAGTTAAAGATAATACTGTGACCATCCATCTCAAGCAACCTGATGTTACCACTGCATCAAGAGTTTCTAGCGCCATTAATTCAACTTTTTCTTATAAAATTGCTCAAGCAACTGATCCTTCTTCTATTAGAATAGCTGTACCAGACTTTTTTGAAGATGATATCATCTCTTTCCTAGCCTTAATAGAAGAAATTGAAGTTGTTCCTGATGCAAAAGCTAAAATAGTAATTAATGAAAAAACTGGTACTATAGTTTTAGGTGGAAACGTTGAAATAGCCGACTTTACAGAAAGTTATGGTAATTTCAACATAAGCATTGAAAACAATAAAATCAATGGAAAACCTGC is a window of Defluviitoga tunisiensis DNA encoding:
- a CDS encoding flagellar basal body P-ring protein FlgI; this translates as MKTRLSYFLILLIIIPSISFSAVRIKDISNFRGARDNQLFGIGLVTGLSGTGDSGNVTSEMISNMLVNFNIYLDSQVKTKNSAVVMVFADIPPFYKEGMRLDVTVAAIGDSQSLENGVLVQTPLYGADNRVYAVAQGNVLTGGTNVRTTSNLQNRYKVVGYIPEGAIIEKEIPASIVKDNTVTIHLKQPDVTTASRVSSAINSTFSYKIAQATDPSSIRIAVPDFFEDDIISFLALIEEIEVVPDAKAKIVINEKTGTIVLGGNVEIADFTESYGNFNISIENNKINGKPATVSTLITALKSAGATPQDIIAIIQTASPYIYGELVVM
- a CDS encoding flagellar basal body L-ring protein FlgH produces the protein MINKSKFLLIFTLISLALLTTTFADSLWNKKDEEANSLYTYNNSYNIGDIVTIVVSENPSLSLSESMPDYKGSSAKTINSFVSNIGGIDLNKFLPIGSSDPSQISVQNNQVTSTSSAKVQLFISSIIVDKNENGLYKIRGEKEIKIGKNRNTIIIEGLISPKNIAKDGTVFSESIANAKIWYDGDIVFQQDPNEPSWLSSILSGIANLFF
- the flgA gene encoding flagellar basal body P-ring formation chaperone FlgA produces the protein MSSFVFSTIIFHVPKEIISEDRIFSLKDIFQDLDYDRTISYISGDSITYSKENLSKILYGLLSSYYNNFEVSFESDQIKIIYNDKQTANKNNVDLLALLEKAINEYDSELIIQNIDLKNAPNTAVEAEITRITQSNNKLFFSLYITDEDNKKKYLSLTAEVAKFEKALIYSKDTKRGTILNESMTEEATINSLITTYNPIDIQLLQQGKYELSKDVKAGEILDSRYLKRIPDIKSGDILTIIVEYEGIRITSIARAMTNGNYGEIINVRNTETGQIISGKLIEGPAVLVKIGG